ATCTGACCCTCTGGCGGCATTACAGTACCTTACGCTATACTAGCGACTGAAATTACCGGCTCACTTCCTTCGGGCCGGTTTTCAATGTGTATTTCATATGGATTTATACTCTATGGATTTCGAGTTGCAGGAAGGCGGCAAGCTCGTGAATCCCCAGGAGCATAGAAAACTATGTGACTGGGGTGAATGAGTGCAGCCAACGTACCTGTAAATTGAAAGACGACGAGTATCAACTTCTCCCTTCCGAGGATCTGGCGTAACGCTGGATAAGATATGTTAAACAGTATTTTAATCATACTCTGCTTGATCGCTGTGAGTGCGTTCTTCTCGATATCCGAGATCTCGCTTGCCGCCTCACGTAAAATTAAACTTAAGTTGTTAGCGGATGATGGCAATATCAACGCGCAGCGCGTTTTGAAAATGCAGGAAAACCCGGGGATGTTCTTTACCGTGGTGCAAATTGGCCTGAACGCGGTCGCCATTCTCGGCGGTATCGTGGGCGACGCCGCATTTTCTCCGGCATTTTATTCCCTGTTCTCTACCTACTTCTCAGCGGAACTGTCCGAGCAACTGAGCTTTATTCTCTCTTTCTCGCTGGTCACCGGTCTGTTTATTTTGTTCGCGGATTTAACCCCGAAACGCATCGGTATGATTGCGCCAGAAGCTGTTGCTTTGCGTATCATCAACCCGATGCGCTTCTGCCTGTTTGTGTTTCGCCCATTGGTGTGGTTCTTCAACGGTCTGGCGAACATCATCTTTCGCATCTTCAAACTGCCGATGGTGCGTAAAGACGACATTACCTCTGATGATATCTATGCCGTCGTCGAAGCCGGTGCGTTAGCAGGCGTGCTGCGTAAACAGGAACACGAACTGATTGAAAACGTGTTCGAACTGGAATCTCGTACCGTGCCATCTTCCATGACCTCGCGTGAAAACGTGATCTGGTTTGATCTGCATGAAGACGAACAGAGCCTGAAAAACAAAGTCGCAAAGCATCCGCACTCGAAATTCCTGGTCTGTAACGAAGACATCGACCACATCATTGGCTACGTTGACTCAAAAGACCTGCTCAACCGCGTGCTGGCGAACCAGAGCATGGCGTTAAACAGCGGCGTCCAGATCCGCAATACGCTCATCGTTCCGGACACACTAACCCTCTCGGAAGCGCTGGAAAGCTTCAAAGCCGCGGGCGAAGATTTTGCCGTTATCATGAATGAATACGCGTTGGTGGTGGGTATTATCACCCTCAATGATGTGATGACGACATTAATGGGCGACCTGGTGGGCCAGGGTCTGGAAGAGCAGATCGTCGCCCGTGATGAGAATTCATGGCTGATTGATGGCGGTACGCCTATCGACGACGTCATGCGCGTGCTGGATATCGACGAGTTTCCACAGTCGGGTAACTACGAAACCATCGGCGGCTTTATGATGTTTATGCTGCGAAAAATCCCGAAACGTACCGACTCGGTGAAGTTTTCCGGCTACAAGTTTGAAGTAGTGGATATCGATAACTACCGTATCGATCAGTTGCTGGTCACGCGACTCGGCACGAAACCCACGACGCTGGTGCCGAAGCTGCCCGATGCCAAAGAAGAGAACGCGGCATAAGTTACGCGCCTTAGAAACATCAACGGCTCCTGTTTCAGGAGCCGTTTTTTTATACTGCTTTAACTATCGCATAGCACTTCAGTTAAGCCATCTCAGTTTGCAGACGCAAAACCTGACGGTTAACTTCGGACATCACAGAAAAATGCTGTTTGTCCTTCACTTTTGGGACAAGAATCTTACCCTTATCAAACTCAAAAGCGCCTACGTCCTTGATATATAACCGTCCACGAAACAGGATCTTCACGTACTTCGCCACCTGCAGCGGGTTGTACCGTTGGAAAATTTTCATTGTTGTCTCCTGCTGAGCATTACGCCTTTGCGGTGCCACAATCAGCCCAACTGTTCTAAGGCGCAAATTTTAATGCCATATGACTATAGACTATCTCGACGATGTTTCCAGCGTGTATAAGTTTATTTACCTTTTCATTACACTTATTCAGAATTATCTCTTCACTGATGCGCTGGATTCAGTATAAGCCTTCATTTTTCGCAGGATTTGTGCGCCCGTCCGCAAACTGGCATCGCGCTTGCGGGAAAAAGCATTATTCGCACATATGATTAAATCTCAGACCCAAGTGGTCGGATCACCTGCAAATAATAAGGAAACACCATGACTTTACGTAAGCTTCTCGCGCTCTCATGCCTGTTACTGCCGATGATGGCCTCCGCACATAACTTCGAAACGCACCAGCGCGTGTCGCCAGTGGGGATCGCCGACCGCGGTGAATTGATTCTTGATAGTGATAAGTTTAGCTATAAAAGCTGGAATAGCGCGCAGTTGCCAGGGAAAGTACGCATTCTGCAACACATCGCCGGACGCACTTCTGCCAAAGAGAAAAACGCGACGTTGATCGAGGCAATCAAAGCGGCAAAACTGCCGCACGACAAATACCAGACCACCACTATCGTCAACACGGATGACGCCATTCCTGGCTCCGGTATGTTCGTGCGCAGTAGCCTTGAGAGTAATAAGAAGCTCTATCCCTGGTCGCAGTTTATTGTCGACAGCGACGGCATTGCGCGTAAAACCTGGCAACTGGATGAAGAGAGTTCAGCTATCGCCGTACTCGACAAAGATGGCCGTGTTCAGTGGGCAAAAGATGGTGCATTAACGCAGGAAGAGGTGCAGCAGGTGATCGCCCTGCTGCACACATTGCTCAGTAAATAGAGACCCGGAAGCCGGGGTTGAGGAATGATTCGCGCGGGGTGTAATTCAGTGGTTTACCCTGCCAGTCGTAAACATGCGCCCCGGCAGCAGCGGCAACAGCATGGCCCGCGGCGGTATCCCAGACGTTCGTGGGGCCAAAGCGCGGATACAGTTGAGCCTGCCCTTCTGCCACCAGACAGAACTTGAGGGAAGATCCAATCGAGGTTGTCTGGTGCTCGCCCAACTGCTGCAAATATTCTTTCATTTCGCTGTCTGCATGCGAGCGGCTAATCACCACCAGCGGCGGGCGGGCGTCGCGTACCTGAATTTGTTTGCGTATACCGCACTCTTCTTTCCAGGCTTTCCCTTCTGCCGCGCTGTACATCACCTTCATGACGGGTGCATAAACCACGCCCAATACCGGCTTACCTTTGTCGATCAGCGCAATATTAACGGTGAATTCTCCGTTACGTTTAATGAACTCTTTTGTGCCATCCAGTGGGTCTACCAGCCAGTAGCGCTGCCAGTGCTGGCGCACGTCCCAACTCTGCGGGTCTTCCTCCGAGAGCACCGGAATATCCGGCGTCAGTGCCTGTAATCCTTCGAGTATCACGACATGCGCGGCAATATCCGCCGCAGTGACCGGAGAATCATCCTGCTTGCTGGTGATCTCCATCGGTTTGACTCCATCGTAAATTTGCATAATGGCATCACCCGCATTCCGTGCAAGCTGGCATACATGTTCTAACATTCTCCACCTCGTTTGTGGCCGTGGCGTTAACTCGTTGTTTTACTTATACCCGATCGTCAGGGGATCCGCCAACTGTGATAACGACTGCGGTTTTGGCGGGTAAATTCATGGCATGATTCACGATTCTGTAAGCAAGAAGATATAGATACATTTTCTTTTGTGGCTTAGATCTTAAAAGGATGCCCCTGATGATTAAGTTTAGCGCAACGCTCCTGGCCACGCTGATCGCTGCCAGCGTGAATGCGGCGACCGTCGATCTGCGAATCATGGAAACCACTGATTTACATAGCAACATGATGGATTTCGATTATTACAAAGATACCGCGACGGAAAAATTCGGTCTGGTACGCACGGCAAGTTTGATTAATGCCGCCAGAAATGAAGTGAAAAACAGCGTGCTGGTCGATAACGGCGATCTGATTCAGGGGAGTCCGCTGGGCGATTACATGGCAGACAAAGGGCTGCAAAAAGGCGACATTCATCCTGTCTACAAAGCACTGAATACGCTGGATTACGCCGTCGGTAACCTTGGCAACCATGAATTCAATTATGGTCTGGATTATCTCCACGCGGCGCTGTCTGGCGCGAAATTCCCCTACGTTAATGCCAATATCATCGACGTTAAAACCCAGAAGCCGCTGTTTACACCTTATTTGATTAAAGAGACTGACGTCATCGATAAGGACGGTCATAAGCAAACGCTCAGGATTGGCTATATCGGTTTTGTGCCGCCCCAAATCATGACCTGGGATAAAACCAACCTCAGCGGCAAAGTGACGGTGAATGACATCACCGAAACCGCCCGCAAGTATGTACCCGAAATGCGCGCCAACGGCGCCGATGTGGTGGTCGTGATTGCGCACTCCGGTCTTTCAGCCGATCCCTACCAGAGCATGGCGGAAAACTCGGTTTACTACCTCAGCGAAGTCCCGGGTGTGGATGCCATTATGTTTGGTCACGCGCATGCCGTCTTCCCGGGCAAAGATTTCGCCAGCATTAAGGGCGCGGATATCGCCAAAGGCACCCTTAACGGTGTACCGGCCGTCATGCCGGGCATGTGGGGCGATCATCTGGGCGTGGTGGATCTGGTGCTCAACAACGACAGCGGGAAATGGCAGGTGACGCAGGCGAAAGCCGAGGCGCGTCCGATTTATGACGCGGCGGCGAAAAAATCGCTGGCAGCGGAAGACCTTAAGCTGGTTGATATCCTGAAAGCCGATCATGACGCTACGCGCAAATTCGTCGGCAAGCCGATTGGTCAATCCGCAGATAACATGTACAGCTATCTGGCGCTGGTTCAAGATGATCCGACCGTTCAGGTCGTGAATATGGCGCAAAAAGCCTATGTTGAACACTTTATTCAGGGCGATCCGGACCTGGCAAAACTGCCTGTGCTTTCTGCCGCCGCACCGTTTAAAGTCGGTGGTCGTAAAAACGATCCCGCCAGCTTTGTTGAGGTGGAAAAAGGGCAACTCACCTTCCGTAACGCCGCCGATCTCTACCTTTATCCCAATACCCTGGTGGTCGTCAAAGCCAGCGGCAAAGAGGTGAAAGAGTGGCTGGAATGCTCGGCAGGACAGTTCAACCAGATTGATATCCACAGCAGCAAGCCGCAGTCGCTGATTAACTGGGAGGGATTTCGCACCTATAACTTCGATGTGATTGATGGGGTCAATTATCAGGTGGATGTTTCGCAGCCCGCTCGCTATGACGGCGAATGTCAGACCATCAACCCCAACGCAGAACGTATCAAGAATCTGACCTTCAATGGCAAACCGATTGACCCGAACGCAACGTTCCTGGTCGCCACCAATAACTATCGCGCCTACGGTGGTAAGTTTGCGGGCACCGGCGAAAACCATATCGCGTTTGCTGCACCGGATGAGAACCGTTCGGTGCTGGCCGCCTGGATAGGCGCAGAAACGAAGCGTGCAGGCGCAATCCATCCGGCAGCGGACAATAACTGGCGTCTGGCCCCCATCAGCAGTAAGACGACACTGGATATCCGCTTTGAGACATCCCCGACCGATAAGGCCGCCGCGTTTATCAAAGAGAAAGGACAATATCCGCTGAAGAAAGTCGCCACCGATGATATCGGTTTTGCGATTTATCAGGTGGATTTGCGTCAATAACGCTCCCTTCATTGCCGGATAGCGACGCCAGAGCGTCTTATCCGGCCTACGCAATCTCCAGGCCGGATAAGGCGTCAGCCGCCATCCGGCAAATACTCACGCCGCACGCTCATCCCGTCCCGCCAGGACCTGCGGCAAATTCAGTTCTATCCAGTCCGCCAACGCGGCCACTTTATCGCTGACCTGCTCACCCAGCGGCGTCAGACTGTACTCTACGTGCGGTGGAACCACCGGATACGACACCCGATTGACAAAACCGTCCAGCTCCAGCGCCTGTAACGATTGCGCCAGCATCTTTTCGCTCACGCCGCCCATCTTGCGTCGTAAATCGCTGAAGCGATGCGTTCCGTCACGCAGCGCCACCAGAATCAATACCCCCCAGCGGCTGGTCACGTGCTTTAACACATCACGGGACGGACACTGTTCGGCAAACAAATTCCCCTCGCGCAATTGCTGAGAAAGCGTTGAGTTTGTCATTTTTATACTTACCTTTTTGTACGTACTTACTAAAAGTAAGTTTAGGTGTTAGCGTAATTAAACACAAGACAAAGACGAGGAGTCATCCCATGATCGCAATTACCGGCGCCACTGGCCAACTGGGTCAACACGTTATCGAATCCTTACTGAAAGCCGTTCCTGCCAGCCAGATTGTCGCTATCGTCCGTAACGCGGCGAAAGCCACGGCCCTGCGTCAGCAAGGCATTACCGTGCGTGAGGCGGATTACAACAACGAAGCGGCATTCACCACCGCGCTACAGGGTATCGATAAACTGCTGCTGATCTCGTCGAGCGAAGTTGGGCAACGTAGCGCGCAGCATCGCAATGTGATTAATGCTGCGATGGCAGCCGATGTAAAATTCATCGCGTACACCAGCCTTCTTCATGCCGACAGCTCCCCGCTGGGACTGCATGTCGAGCATGTTGAAACCGAAAAAATGCTGGCAGACTCAGGTATTCCCCACGCCTTGCTGCGTAACGGCTGGTATACCGAAAACTACCTGGCCAGTGCGCCCGCAGCCCTTGAACACGGCGTGTTTATCGGTGCCGCAGGTGAAGGCAAAATCGCCTCCGCCACCCGTGCTGATTATGCCGCCGCTGCCGCACGCGTGATTAGCGAAGAGGGCCATGCCGGTCAGGTTTACGAACTGGCGGGCGATGAAGCCTGGACGCTCAGCCAACTGGCCGCCGAACTGGCAAAACAGAGCGGAAAAAACGTGGTGTATCAGAACCTGAGCGAAGCGGATTTTGCCGCGGCGCTGAAAGGTGTAGGTCTGCCTGCGGGACTGGCGGATATGCTGGCGGATTCCGATGTGGGTGCCTCAAACGGCGGCCTGTTTGACGACAGCAAGACATTGAGCAAACTGACTGGACGTTCGACCACCACATTGGCAGAGAGCGTCAAAAGCATCCTGTAGGTGTTAAAAATAAGTTAATTGCAGTGGCATCCCCGGGAGTCATCTCTGATAATGAAACGATGGCCCCTGGGGAGAGACAGCGTGCAAGGCGTACCCGAACAGTTTATTGATGAGAAAGACAGCGCCCGTTTTCGCCATCTGGCACAGGTTCCCGGCGTTGAACTTTATCATGCCCACATTTCGCGCTACGCCTTTGAACCCCACACCCATGAAGCGTTCGGTATCGGTGCGATAGAATCCGGGGCCGAACGTTTTCGCTATCGCGGTACGCAATATGTTGCCCCCGCCCAATCCGTCGTCACGATGAATCCCGATGAGCTGCATACCGGCGAGGCCGACACGGCCGACGGCTGGCGCTACCGTATGATCTATCTCGAACCCGATCTGCTGGAAGAGATGACAGGGATCCGTCACTGGTGGTTTCAGGACGTTACGCGCCACGATCCGTTACGATCGCGTCAGATTTGTACGCTGATCCAGGGACTCTGGCACGCGGACGATCCGCTGGCGCAAAAAGGTCTGCTGCTCTCTCTTATCGACACTTTCCAGCCATTGGCGCGTCATGCGCCGACGCTGCGCGAAGGCGCACACCGTTTTGATCGCATACGCGAGTATCTGCATGATAACTATATGCATCCTGTCACGCTGGAGGAGCTGGCGGGCGTCGCGTCGCTAAGCCCCTGGCACTTTCAGCGCCAGTTCAAAGCCCATTTCCACGTGACGCCGCATCAGATGCTGATGGCGATTCGGCTGTGGCGAGCAAAGACGTTTCTCACCCACGGTATGCCCGCCGCAGAGGTGGCAGCGGCCACCGGGCTGACCGATCAATCCCATCTCACCCGTACCTTTACCCATCGCTACGGCATCACCCCGGTACGCTACCAAAAGCAGGTGTTCTCCGGTTAATCAGCAACCTCATACAATACGGGCGCGGATTCCCTGCCTACACTTCTCACTACGTTCAATAATGTGGATGTAAAAATGATTAGCGGTGTGTTGTATGCCTTGCTGGCGGGGCTGATGTGGGGACTGATTTTTGTTGGGCCGTTGATCGTGCCGGAATACCCGGCGGTATTGCAGGCGATGGGGCGTTACCTGGCACTGGGGTTGATCGCGTTACCCATCGCCTGGCTTGGTCGCGTGCGACTTCGCCAACTGACGCGTAAAGACTGGCTGACCGCGCTGGCGCTGACGATGATGGGCAATCTGATTTATTACTTCTGCCTGGCGAGCGCGATTCAGCGTACCGGCGCCCCCGTGTCAACGATGATCATCGGAACGCTACCGGTGGTGATCCCGGTATTTGCCAACCTGCTTTATAGCCAGCGCGACGGCAAATTATCCTGGCTACGCTTAACGCCCGCACTGGTGCTGATCGGCATTGGACTGCTCTGCGTGAATGTTGCGGAGCTGGATCAGGGAATGCCCGATTTTAACGGCTGGCGTTATGGTTCAGGTATCGCACTGGCGCTGATTTCTGTGGTGTGCTGGGCATGGTATGCACTGCGTAACGCCCGCTGGTTGCGCGAGAATCCGGATAAACACCCGATGATGTGGGCAACGGCGCAGGCGCTGGTCACTCTACCGATTTCTTTGCTTGGGTATATCGCTGCCTGCCTCTGGCTGAAGGGGCAAACACCCCTGTTTGATCTGCCCTTTGGGCCACGCCCGGCGGTGTTTCTCTGCCTGATGGTGGCCATTGCGATCCTCTGTTCATGGGTAGGCGCGTTATGCTGGAACGTGGCCAGCCAGCGTTTGCCAACGGTTATCCTCGGCCCCTTGATTGTCTTCGAGACGTTAGCAGGTCTGCTTTACACCTTTATTCTGCGTGAAGAAATGCCCCCACTGCTGACGTTGAGCGGGATTGCATTGCTGGTGATGGGAGTGGTGATTGCGGTGCGAGCGAAACCGGAGAAGCCAAGCGTCGTCGCAGTTTCAGAGTCGTGATGTTGCAGGAGGTGCGGCGTTTATGCGGCCTACGACATCATCGCGCGTAGGCCGCATAAGATGTTTACGCCGCCGTCCGGCGCGAGACGTTAAACACCGCCACCGTCTGGTTCAGACGCGCAGCCTGCTCTTCCAACGCCGCGGCAGCGGAGGCCGATTCTTCCACCAGCGAGGCGTTCTGCTGCGTCACGCGATCCATTTCTGCAACCGCCTGACCGACTTGATCGATGCCCCGGCTTTGCTCATCGGAAGCAGAAGCGATTTCGCCCATGATGTCGGTAACACGGGTGACCGCACTCACAATCTCCGCCATGGTTTCACCGGCTTCATTCACCAGCGCCGCGCCTGTGCTTACCCGATTGCCCGAGTCATCAATTAACGCCTTAATCTCTTTTGCCGCCTGCGCGCTACGCTGCGCCAGGGTACGCACTTCGCCTGCAACCACGGCAAACCCACGCCCCTGCTCTCCCGCCCGCGCCGCTTCCACCGCCGCATTCAACGCCAGAATATTGGTCTGGAATGCAATGCCGTCAATCACGCTGGTGATCTGGGCAATTTTGCTGGAACTGGTGGCAATTTCGTCCATGGTACGCACCACCCCATCCACCACCTTACCGCCTTTCTGCGCCGTCTCAGAGGCATTTCGCGCCAGATTGGTCGCCTGACGCGCATTGTCCGCATTTTGCTTCACGGTCGCCGTAAGCTGCTCCATACTAGCAGCCGTTTCTTCCAGTGATGCCGCCTGTTGTTCTGTCCGTGAAGAGAGATCGTTGCTGCCCGCTGAAATTTCCCCTGCGCCGGTGTAGATGGTATCGGCCCCGTCACGTACTACACTGACCGTGTTCGCCAGCGCCTGCTGCATCTCGTGAAGATTGCGCGCCAGCAGCGCCATTTCATTGCTACCGTCCGTGTGAATGCTGTGCGTCAAATCACCCGCCGCAATATGGCGAATATGCGCCATCACATCGTGCAGCGGTTTCAGCAACACGCGCTGCATGGCAATCCAGCTGATGACGATCACCGCCACGACCGCCAACATAATGAGGGTCAGGATCCACATGATACGCTGATAGTCATTTTCGTTATCCCGCATCCCCGCATTCGCCAGTTCTGCCTGCGCGGTACGCCACTCATGGTAAACTGCCTGCATAGCCGTCTGTTTTTGCTCGGCATTCTGCCTGAACATCTCTTCCAGCTTGCCTTCAGCCAGCAGTACGTTCATTTTCGCCAGGGTTGCCGAGTAGAGGCCATATTGCTCTTCCAGTTTGTCAGCCAGTTGTTCATCCAGACCCGGCGTTTCCGGCAATGCGTAGTAATTGTCGTAATGGCGCTTTGCGTCTGCCAGCATGCGGTTCGCGGCGTTCACCAGTTCATTCAACTGCCCGCCATTAATCTGGTTTGCCATGTTACCTTGCAGTCGCAGCATACCCCGGTTGAGCGTCACGCGCGCCTGGTTCAGGCTGATCCACGCATCGGTAAATTCAGCCACGTTCTGACTGGAAAGTTGTGACACGGTGAAGTTTTGTTTGTCGTGGTTGAGCGCGCCGATAAAAACGCCTGCGGAAATGATCTGCATCGCGCCCAGGGTGAGTAGCACGATAATCAGTAAGGTGATGACTTTGATCCGTTTGAACATCTGTTGCCTTTTCTTATGCAAGTATTGCCTGAGGTCTAACTATCGGCAGTGCCGCCAGCTTATTTAATCCAGCCCCAGGCAACTCATGCGGATTTTCAGTTCTTTTTAATAAGATTCAGCACCTTAAGAGAATAAGAAAATTTCGTGACAATCATCACATTTCGTTCTGACTCGAAAGAGGTATAGCTTCGACTTAAAGATGCATTTAAAATACACCTTATATTATTGAGAATGAGGTAACAGCTATGTCTTATCGCGATCAACCTTTAGGTGAACTGGCGCTCTCGATCCCTCGCGCTTCAGCACTGTTTCGTAAGTACGATATGGATTACTGCTGCGGCGGTAAGCAGACGCTGGCGCGCGCCGCCGCGCGTAAAGAGCTGGATGTCGACGCTATCGAAGCGCAACTGGCAGCGCTTGCTGAACAGCCGATTGAGAAAGACTGGCGTACCGCAAAACTCACCGAAATCATCGACCATATTATCGTGCGTTATCATGACCGCCACCGTGAGCAACTGCCGGAACTTATTCTGCAGGCGAGCAAAGTCGAACGCGTACACGCAGATAAACCCAGCGTTCCGAAAGGTCTGACGAAATATCTGACCATGCTGCATCAGGAACTTTCCAGCCACATGATGAAAGAAGAGCAGATCCTGTTCCCGATGATCAAACAGGGAATGGGAAGTCAGGCGATGGGCCCGATAAGCGTCATGGAAAGCGAGCACGATGACGCCGGTGAACTGCTGGAAGTGATCAAGCACACCACCAACAACGTGACGCCGCCGCCGGAAGCCTGCACGACATGGAAAGCGATGTACAACGGTATTAACGAACTGATTGACGATCTGATGGAACACATCAGTCTGGAAAACAACGTACTGTTCCCGCGCGCGCTGGCCGGGGAATAGAAAAAGGCGCCCGAGAGCGCCTTCCATGATGTCCAAACTCGGCCACAGATTCTGTGGCCTTTTTTATTAACGCACGCCAGCCATACGTTTCTTGCCAATAAACAGCCAGCCGAGACCCAGCACGATGAACCACAGCGGCGTGACGATCAGCGCCTGACGGGTATCATCTTCCAGCGTCAGCAGTACCAGAACAAACACGAAGAACGCCATGCACACCCAGCACATCATCTTGCCCCACGGCATCTTGTAAATCGATTTCTCATGCAGATGCGGACGCTGTTTGCGGTACACCAGGTACGAGCACAGAATGATGGTCCAGACGAACATAAACAGAATCGCCGACACCGTGGTGATCATAGTGAATGCACCAATCACGCTCGGGTTGACATACAGCATCACCACACCGCCCAGCAGGCAGATACAGGAGAAGGTCAGCCCTTTCGCCGGAACGGCACGTTTAGACAGCTTCGCAAACGCACTCGGTGCAACCCCTTCCTGCGCCAGGCCGAATAACATACGGCTGGTGGAGAACACGCCGCTGTTCGCGGAAGATGCGGCAGACGTCAGCACCACAAAGTTGATCAGACTGGCGGCAGCAGGCAAACCGACCAGCACAAACAGTTCCACAAATGGGCTCTTGGTCGGTACGACCGAGCTCCACGGCGTTACGGACATAATCACGATCAGCGCGAAAACGTAGAACATGATGATACGGATTGGAATCGAGTTAATGGCGCGCGGCAGGGATTTCTCCGGGTCTTTGGTTTCCGCCGCAGTGGTACCCACCAGCTCAATGCCCACGAAGGCAAAGACGGCAATCTGGAAACCGGCAAAGAAACCGCTTATGCCTTTCGGGAACCAGCCGCCGTCATTCCAAAGGTGGGTGAACGAGGCTTCAACGCCCGTCGGCGATTGAAAGTGCATCATAATCATCACCAGTCCGACCACAATCAGGCCGACGATGGCGACGATTTTGATCATCGCAAACCAGAACTCCATCTCACCAAACATTTTCACGGTGGCGAGGTTGAGGCTCAGCAGCAGGACGATCACCGCCAGCGATGCCACCCAGTCAGATAGCCCAGGGAACCAGAATTGCGCATAAGCCGTAATGGCGACGACGTCGGCCATCCCGGTAACCACCCAGCAGAACCAGTAGGTCCAGCCGGTAAAGTACCCGGCCCACGGTCCGAGCAAATCGGAGGCAAAATCACTAAATGATTTGTACTCGAGATTCGAGAGCAGCAATTCTCCCATTGCGCGCATCACGAAAAACAGCATAAAACCGATGATCATATACACGAAAATGATCGACGGCCCAGCAAGGCTGATGGTTTTACCGGAGCCCATAAACAGGCCGGTACCAATAGCACCACCAATTGCAATAAGTTGAATATGACGATTTGTGAGATTGCGCCGTAGCGACTGTTCAGACGGAGCCTGTTCCTCGGCAACGACTTTTACCTGATCTACCATGTTTTTTTCTTCCTGTACCTGTCTGTGTTGTTAGGCTCTACGGCCTTTAATGCGTCTGTCGTACATCTATGCTACGACGAACCCGTTATCGGGACTCATCGATATTAGGTAAGAATCGGCGGGATGAATACTAAGATTTAAATATAATGTTAATTTTATGTTTAAAGTGAGTGTCATATCACTCTGACAACGAGAATCAGTTCACAAAAATACACGCGGCGGGCACATTTGCAAGATAAAATATCGACTTCTCGCTAACTATAGGTTTTTCACTCTTTATTCTGCCCCCCTCAATAAAGAGGGGAACAGAAGTCACTGCTTACAGAATTTCCAGCAGTTCAACATCGAAGACCAGCGTGCTGAACGGAGGGATGGACGCGCCTGC
This Citrobacter enshiensis DNA region includes the following protein-coding sequences:
- a CDS encoding AraC family transcriptional regulator; translated protein: MQGVPEQFIDEKDSARFRHLAQVPGVELYHAHISRYAFEPHTHEAFGIGAIESGAERFRYRGTQYVAPAQSVVTMNPDELHTGEADTADGWRYRMIYLEPDLLEEMTGIRHWWFQDVTRHDPLRSRQICTLIQGLWHADDPLAQKGLLLSLIDTFQPLARHAPTLREGAHRFDRIREYLHDNYMHPVTLEELAGVASLSPWHFQRQFKAHFHVTPHQMLMAIRLWRAKTFLTHGMPAAEVAAATGLTDQSHLTRTFTHRYGITPVRYQKQVFSG
- a CDS encoding DMT family transporter, coding for MISGVLYALLAGLMWGLIFVGPLIVPEYPAVLQAMGRYLALGLIALPIAWLGRVRLRQLTRKDWLTALALTMMGNLIYYFCLASAIQRTGAPVSTMIIGTLPVVIPVFANLLYSQRDGKLSWLRLTPALVLIGIGLLCVNVAELDQGMPDFNGWRYGSGIALALISVVCWAWYALRNARWLRENPDKHPMMWATAQALVTLPISLLGYIAACLWLKGQTPLFDLPFGPRPAVFLCLMVAIAILCSWVGALCWNVASQRLPTVILGPLIVFETLAGLLYTFILREEMPPLLTLSGIALLVMGVVIAVRAKPEKPSVVAVSES
- a CDS encoding methyl-accepting chemotaxis protein, whose product is MFKRIKVITLLIIVLLTLGAMQIISAGVFIGALNHDKQNFTVSQLSSQNVAEFTDAWISLNQARVTLNRGMLRLQGNMANQINGGQLNELVNAANRMLADAKRHYDNYYALPETPGLDEQLADKLEEQYGLYSATLAKMNVLLAEGKLEEMFRQNAEQKQTAMQAVYHEWRTAQAELANAGMRDNENDYQRIMWILTLIMLAVVAVIVISWIAMQRVLLKPLHDVMAHIRHIAAGDLTHSIHTDGSNEMALLARNLHEMQQALANTVSVVRDGADTIYTGAGEISAGSNDLSSRTEQQAASLEETAASMEQLTATVKQNADNARQATNLARNASETAQKGGKVVDGVVRTMDEIATSSSKIAQITSVIDGIAFQTNILALNAAVEAARAGEQGRGFAVVAGEVRTLAQRSAQAAKEIKALIDDSGNRVSTGAALVNEAGETMAEIVSAVTRVTDIMGEIASASDEQSRGIDQVGQAVAEMDRVTQQNASLVEESASAAAALEEQAARLNQTVAVFNVSRRTAA
- the ytfE gene encoding iron-sulfur cluster repair protein YtfE; this encodes MSYRDQPLGELALSIPRASALFRKYDMDYCCGGKQTLARAAARKELDVDAIEAQLAALAEQPIEKDWRTAKLTEIIDHIIVRYHDRHREQLPELILQASKVERVHADKPSVPKGLTKYLTMLHQELSSHMMKEEQILFPMIKQGMGSQAMGPISVMESEHDDAGELLEVIKHTTNNVTPPPEACTTWKAMYNGINELIDDLMEHISLENNVLFPRALAGE
- the cycA gene encoding D-serine/D-alanine/glycine transporter, yielding MVDQVKVVAEEQAPSEQSLRRNLTNRHIQLIAIGGAIGTGLFMGSGKTISLAGPSIIFVYMIIGFMLFFVMRAMGELLLSNLEYKSFSDFASDLLGPWAGYFTGWTYWFCWVVTGMADVVAITAYAQFWFPGLSDWVASLAVIVLLLSLNLATVKMFGEMEFWFAMIKIVAIVGLIVVGLVMIMMHFQSPTGVEASFTHLWNDGGWFPKGISGFFAGFQIAVFAFVGIELVGTTAAETKDPEKSLPRAINSIPIRIIMFYVFALIVIMSVTPWSSVVPTKSPFVELFVLVGLPAAASLINFVVLTSAASSANSGVFSTSRMLFGLAQEGVAPSAFAKLSKRAVPAKGLTFSCICLLGGVVMLYVNPSVIGAFTMITTVSAILFMFVWTIILCSYLVYRKQRPHLHEKSIYKMPWGKMMCWVCMAFFVFVLVLLTLEDDTRQALIVTPLWFIVLGLGWLFIGKKRMAGVR